The genomic window GAGGACGCAATGAAAGTTCGCAGCAGTGTCAAAAAGATGTGCGACAACTGCAAAGTGATCCGCCGCCACGGGCGCGTGCTGGTCATTTGCTCCAACGTCAAGCACAAGCAGAGGCAGGGTTAAGCATGGCGCGTATTGCTGGCGTTGACCTGCCCCGCGAAAAGCGCGTTGAAATCGCGCTGACCTACATTTATGGCATCGGCCTGACCCGTGCCAAGGAAGTTCTGGCCCGCACCGGCATCAATGCCGATACCCGCGTGAAGAACCTCAGCGAAGCCGAGCAGAGCACCCTGCGCGAGGCCATCGAGAAGACCTACAAGGTCGAAGGTGACCTGCGCAGCGAAGTGGGCCAGAACATCAAGCGCCTGATGGACATCGGCGCCTACCGTGGCCTGCGCCACCGCCGCGGCCTGCCCGTGCGCGGCCAGCGCACCAAGACG from Deinococcus multiflagellatus includes these protein-coding regions:
- the rpsM gene encoding 30S ribosomal protein S13; protein product: MARIAGVDLPREKRVEIALTYIYGIGLTRAKEVLARTGINADTRVKNLSEAEQSTLREAIEKTYKVEGDLRSEVGQNIKRLMDIGAYRGLRHRRGLPVRGQRTKTNARTRKGPRKTVAGKKKATRK
- the rpmJ gene encoding 50S ribosomal protein L36, encoding MKVRSSVKKMCDNCKVIRRHGRVLVICSNVKHKQRQG